A single genomic interval of Electrophorus electricus isolate fEleEle1 chromosome 4, fEleEle1.pri, whole genome shotgun sequence harbors:
- the arih1 gene encoding E3 ubiquitin-protein ligase arih1 isoform X2 produces the protein MDSDEGYNYEFDDEEEECSEDSAEEEPEDDTLELGEVELVDPVVAGGERDECGETGGSGLGPGQDEEDYRFEVLTAEQILQHMVECIREVNEVIQNPATITRILLSHFNWDKEKLMERYFDGNLDKLFSECHVINPSKKSRTRLMNTRSTAQDMPCQICYLNYPNSYFTGLECGHKFCMQCWGDYLTTKIIEEGMGQTISCPAHSCDILVDDNTVMRLITDSKVKLKYQHLITNSFVECNRLLKWCPAPDCHHVVKVQYPDAKPVRCKCGRQFCFNCGENWHDPVKCKWLRKWIKKCDDDSETSNWIAANTKECPKCHVTIEKDGGCNHMVCRNQNCKAEFCWVCLGPWEPHGSAWYNCNRYNEDDAKAARDAQERSRAALQRYLFYCNRYMNHMQSLRFEHKLYAQVKQKMEEMQQHNMSWIEVQFLKKAVDVLCQCRSTLMFTYVFAFYLKKNNQSIIFENNQADLENATEVLSGYLERDISQDSLQDIKQKVQDKYRYCESRRRVLLQHVHEGYEKDLWEYIED, from the exons ATGGACTCGGACGAGGGTTACAATTATGAATTCGACGACGAGGAAGAGGAATGCAGCGAGGACAGTGCTGAGGAGGAACCCGAGGACGACACCCTGGAGCTCGGCGAGGTGGAGCTGGTCGACCCCGTCGTGGCCGGCGGTGAGCGGGACGAGTGTGGCGAGACCGGGGGCAGCGGCCTCGGGCCGGGGCAGGACGAGGAGGACTATCGTTTTGAAGTTCTGACTGCCGAGCAGATCCTCCAGCACATGGTGGAGTGTATTAGGGAGGTCAACGAGGTCATCCAG AATCCTGCAACAATTACAAGAATACTCCTAAGTCATTTCAACTGGGACAAGGAGAAGCTAATGGAGAG GTACTTTGATGGTAACCTCGACAAGCTGTTTTCTGAGTGCCATGTCATCAACCCTAGTAAAAAATCCCGGACGCGCCTAATGAATACGCGGTCAACAGCGCAGGACATGCCCTGTCAGATCTGCTATCTTAACTACCCTAACTCG TACTTCACTGGTCTGGAATGTGGACACAAGTTCTGCATGCAGTGCTGGGGAGACTACTTAACCACCAAAATTATAGAGGAAGGAATGGGCCag ACCATTTCCTGTCCTGCCCATAGTTGTGACATCTTGGTTGATGACAACACAGTTAT gCGCCTTATAACAGATTCAAAAGTAAAGCTGAAGTACCAGCATTTAATAACAAATAGTTTTGTGGAG TGCAATCGACTGTTAAAATGGTGTCCAGCTCCTGATTGCCACCACGTTGTCAAAGTCCAGTACCCCGACGCCAAGCCTGTCCGCTGCAAATGTGGTCGGCAATTCTG CTTCAACTGTGGGGAAAACTGGCATGACCCAGTGAAGTGTAAG tGGTTAAGAAAATGGATCAAAAAGTGTGATGACGACAGCGAGACGTCTAACTGGATTGCGGCGAACACCAAG GAATGTCCCAAATGCCACGTGACCATAGAGAAGGACGGCGGCTGCAACCACATGGTGTGTCGGAACCAGAACTGCAAAGCGGAGTTCTGCTGGGTCTGCTTGGGCCCCTGGGAACCCCACGGATCGGCCTG GTACAACTGCAATCGCTACAACGAGGACGATGCCAAAGCTGCGAGAGATGCCCAAGAG CGCTCTAGAGCAGCCTTGCAGAGGTACCTGTTCTACTGCAACCGCTACATGAACCACATGCAGAGCCTGCGCTTCGAGCACAAGCTGTACGCGCAGGTGAAGCAGAAGATGGAGGAGATGCAGCAGCACAACATGTCGTGGATCGAGGTGCAGTTCCTGAAGAAGGCCGTGGACGTGCTGTGCCAGTGCCGCTCCACGCTCATGTTCACCTACGTCTTTGCCTTCTACCTCAAAAAGAACAACCAGTCCATCATCTTTGAG AACAACCAGGCAGATCTGGAGAATGCCACTGAGGTATTGTCTGGATATCTGGAACGAGACATTTCCCAGGATTCATTGCAGGACatcaaacaaaaagtacaagaCAAATATAG ATACTGCGAGAGCAGACGACGAGTTCTACTGCAGCATGTGCATGAAGGCTATGAGAAAGATCTGTGGGAATACATAGAGGACTGA
- the arih1 gene encoding E3 ubiquitin-protein ligase arih1 isoform X1 gives MDSDEGYNYEFDDEEEECSEDSAEEEPEDDTLELGEVELVDPVVAGGERDECGETGGSGLGPGQDEEDYRFEVLTAEQILQHMVECIREVNEVIQNPATITRILLSHFNWDKEKLMERYFDGNLDKLFSECHVINPSKKSRTRLMNTRSTAQDMPCQICYLNYPNSYFTGLECGHKFCMQCWGDYLTTKIIEEGMGQTISCPAHSCDILVDDNTVMRLITDSKVKLKYQHLITNSFVECNRLLKWCPAPDCHHVVKVQYPDAKPVRCKCGRQFCFNCGENWHDPVKCKWLRKWIKKCDDDSETSNWIAANTKECPKCHVTIEKDGGCNHMVCRNQNCKAEFCWVCLGPWEPHGSAWYNCNRYNEDDAKAARDAQEVRERSRAALQRYLFYCNRYMNHMQSLRFEHKLYAQVKQKMEEMQQHNMSWIEVQFLKKAVDVLCQCRSTLMFTYVFAFYLKKNNQSIIFENNQADLENATEVLSGYLERDISQDSLQDIKQKVQDKYRYCESRRRVLLQHVHEGYEKDLWEYIED, from the exons ATGGACTCGGACGAGGGTTACAATTATGAATTCGACGACGAGGAAGAGGAATGCAGCGAGGACAGTGCTGAGGAGGAACCCGAGGACGACACCCTGGAGCTCGGCGAGGTGGAGCTGGTCGACCCCGTCGTGGCCGGCGGTGAGCGGGACGAGTGTGGCGAGACCGGGGGCAGCGGCCTCGGGCCGGGGCAGGACGAGGAGGACTATCGTTTTGAAGTTCTGACTGCCGAGCAGATCCTCCAGCACATGGTGGAGTGTATTAGGGAGGTCAACGAGGTCATCCAG AATCCTGCAACAATTACAAGAATACTCCTAAGTCATTTCAACTGGGACAAGGAGAAGCTAATGGAGAG GTACTTTGATGGTAACCTCGACAAGCTGTTTTCTGAGTGCCATGTCATCAACCCTAGTAAAAAATCCCGGACGCGCCTAATGAATACGCGGTCAACAGCGCAGGACATGCCCTGTCAGATCTGCTATCTTAACTACCCTAACTCG TACTTCACTGGTCTGGAATGTGGACACAAGTTCTGCATGCAGTGCTGGGGAGACTACTTAACCACCAAAATTATAGAGGAAGGAATGGGCCag ACCATTTCCTGTCCTGCCCATAGTTGTGACATCTTGGTTGATGACAACACAGTTAT gCGCCTTATAACAGATTCAAAAGTAAAGCTGAAGTACCAGCATTTAATAACAAATAGTTTTGTGGAG TGCAATCGACTGTTAAAATGGTGTCCAGCTCCTGATTGCCACCACGTTGTCAAAGTCCAGTACCCCGACGCCAAGCCTGTCCGCTGCAAATGTGGTCGGCAATTCTG CTTCAACTGTGGGGAAAACTGGCATGACCCAGTGAAGTGTAAG tGGTTAAGAAAATGGATCAAAAAGTGTGATGACGACAGCGAGACGTCTAACTGGATTGCGGCGAACACCAAG GAATGTCCCAAATGCCACGTGACCATAGAGAAGGACGGCGGCTGCAACCACATGGTGTGTCGGAACCAGAACTGCAAAGCGGAGTTCTGCTGGGTCTGCTTGGGCCCCTGGGAACCCCACGGATCGGCCTG GTACAACTGCAATCGCTACAACGAGGACGATGCCAAAGCTGCGAGAGATGCCCAAGAGGTACGCGAG CGCTCTAGAGCAGCCTTGCAGAGGTACCTGTTCTACTGCAACCGCTACATGAACCACATGCAGAGCCTGCGCTTCGAGCACAAGCTGTACGCGCAGGTGAAGCAGAAGATGGAGGAGATGCAGCAGCACAACATGTCGTGGATCGAGGTGCAGTTCCTGAAGAAGGCCGTGGACGTGCTGTGCCAGTGCCGCTCCACGCTCATGTTCACCTACGTCTTTGCCTTCTACCTCAAAAAGAACAACCAGTCCATCATCTTTGAG AACAACCAGGCAGATCTGGAGAATGCCACTGAGGTATTGTCTGGATATCTGGAACGAGACATTTCCCAGGATTCATTGCAGGACatcaaacaaaaagtacaagaCAAATATAG ATACTGCGAGAGCAGACGACGAGTTCTACTGCAGCATGTGCATGAAGGCTATGAGAAAGATCTGTGGGAATACATAGAGGACTGA
- the arl2bp gene encoding ADP-ribosylation factor-like protein 2-binding protein codes for MMDIQESDLVGSGENIVDMKDMEEEDFAISKSSDADAVFDTVIGNIEEIIMDDEFQNLQQSFMEKYYLEFDDSEENKLIYTPIFNEYVDLLEKYLEQQLMQRIPGFNMNDFTYTLKQHKDEVSGDIFDMLLTFTDFMAFKEMFIDYRAEREGRGTDLRAGLMVKSLSSSAATAAPGSL; via the exons ATGATGGATATTCAAGAGAgtg ATTTGGTCGGCAGTGGGGAGAATATTGTTGACATGAAAGACATGGAAGAGGAAGATTTTGCTATCTCGAA ATCCTCAGACGCCGACGCAGTTTTTGATACCGTAATTGGTAACATAGAGGAAATCATAATGG ATGATGAATTCCAAAATCTTCAACAATCCTTTATGGAGAAATATTACTTGGAGTTTGATGACTCAGAAGAAAATAAGCTCATTTATACACCaatatttaatgaatat GTTGATCTTTTAGAGAAGTATCTGGAACAGCAGCTGATGCAGCGAATTCCTGGATTTAACATGAATGACTTTACATATACACTGAA GCAACACAAAGATGAAGTCTCAGGGGATATTTTTGACATGCTTCTCACCTTTACAGACTTCATGGCCTTTAAAGAGATGTTCATTGATTATAGAGCA GAGCGTGAGGGACGTGGAACGGATCTCAGGGCTGGCTTGATGGTTAAATCTTTAAGTTCATCTGCCGCCACAGCGGCACCAGGTTCTCTCTGA